TCGGTTTCGCTGATGGCTTCCCCGGCCTCGACGGGCCAGTCGCGCACCATCGTGTACTCGGGCGTGACTCCCAGCACCTGGGTGCCCCAGTTGTTGATGCCGTAGGCCACCTGCGCGCCGCCGGGGAAGGTGGGGGCGACCGCCTGCACATCGGGCAGCCGCGCGATGGCCTCGGCATCCCCGGTTGTCAGCGTGGGGGCGTTGCCGGACCCGAAGCGCAGCGTGCCTGAACTCGTGCTGCCGGAGAGGATCACCAGCAGGTTGCTGCCCATCGAGGACACCGCGCGATTCACCTGGTTCTGCGCTCCCGTTCCGACCGCCAGCATCAGCACCACGGCGGATACGCCGATCACCATGCCGAGCATCGTGAGGCCGGTGCGCAGCTTGTTGGCGCCGAGCGAACGCGCCGCTTCGCGGATGATCGAGAGGAAGTTCATCAGGCTGCGCTCTCGTGCAGCACCGGCCCGTCGTGGACGACGTGGCCATCCTTGAAGCGGATGAGCCGGTTGGCGAACTGCGAGATGTCATGCTCGTGCGTGACGAGCAGGATCGTGACGCCCGTCTCGCGGTTGAGCGCGGTGAAGAGGTTCATGATCTCGATGCTCGATTGCGTGTCGAGGTTGCCCGTGGGCTCGTCGGCCAGGATCAGCTTCGGGTGGTTGGCCAGCGCGCGGGCGATGGCGACCCGCTGCTGCTGGCCGCCGGAGAGACGATTGGGCATCGCGTTCGCATAGGGAGCCAGGCCGACCTTCGCCAGCAACTCCTCGGAGCGACGGCGCCGCTCGGCGCCCGGCGTCCCGGAATAGACCATCGGAAGTGCCACGTTGTCGGAAGCCGAGATGCGCTTGAGCAGGTTGTAGCCCTGGAAGACGAATCCGAAGATGCGATTGCGCACGTGCGCCAGCTCATCGGTGGAGAGCCCCGCAACATCCTTGCCGTCGAGTCGGTACGTGCCGCTCGTGGGGGAGTCGAGGAGCCCGATGATGTTCATGAAGGTCGATTTGCCCGAGCCCGAGGGCCCCATCACCGCGACGAACTCGCCCTGCCCGATGCCGAGCGACACCGATTGCAGCGCCGGGGGCGTCCCCGGCGCAGCCGACTCGTAGAGCTTGCCGAGGTTCTCGACCTCGATGAACCGGTCGGCCATGGCAGCTAGAACATGCGCAGGCGCAGTTGCGATTGCGCCCCGCCCGTGCCGGCAAGGTCGCGTGTGACGAGCTTGTCGCCCTCCGCCACCGCGCCGCCCACGATTTCCGTGAAGGCGGTATCGGAGATGCCGATCTGCACGGTCACGGGCGTGAGCTTGCCGTCAACGAGCTTGTAAACCCGGGAGGCGGCATCGCGCCGGTTCGCGCCTCCTCCACCCGCCCCGCCTGCGCCACCTGCGCCCATTCCCGGGCTTCCTCCTGTTCCCGGGCCGCCACCGGACTTCGTTGACGCTCCCGACTTGTCGGGCTGCGCAGGATCGGCCGGTGGCCGGAAGCGAAGCGCCGCATTGGGCACGCGCAGCACGCCCTCGCGGCGATTGGCGGTGATCTGCACGAAGGCGGTCATGCCCGGCTTGAGCTTGCCCTCGGCGTTGTCGGCGCTCACGAGCACGGTGTAGCTCACCACGTTGGACTGGATCGTGGGGTTCAACCGGACCTGGTTCACCACCCCGCGGAAAAACATTCCGGGGAAGGCATCGACCCGGAAGCGGGCGGGAAGCCCCTGGCTGATACCACCGATGTCGGCCTCGGCGATGCTCGTCTCGATCTGCATCTGCGCGAGATCCTTGGCGATCAGGAAAAGGGTGGGCGTGTTGAAACTCGCCGCCACCGTCTGGCCGAGTTCGACGTTTCGGGCGACCACGACCCCTGAGATCGGGGAACGAATCACGGTGTAGCGCAGGTTGGTCCTGTCGCGGTCCATCTGGGCCTTCACGAGTTCCACCTGCGCGCGCGCGGCATCGAGTTCCTTCACGGCGATGTCGAGTTCCGCCTGCGAGATGAACCCCTTGCCCACGAGCGAGCGTGTCCGGACTTCCTTGGTCTCGGCGAGGCGAAGGCCCGCCAGGGCGCTGTTCATGTTGGCCTCGCTCTGGGCGAGCGCCGCGTTGAAGAGCGCCGGATCGAGCTCGGCAAGCAACTGGCCTTCCTTCACGATGCTGTTGTAGTCGGCGTACAGCTTGATGAGCGTTCCGGAGACCTGCGTGCCCACGCTGACCGAGGTGACCGGGTTCACGTTGCCGTTGGCGGAGATGACCTGCACGACGTCGCCCTTTTCGGCAGCCTCGAGACGCCAGCGCTCGGCCGGAGACAGGGTCGTTGTATCCCGCCACAAGTACCAGCCGGCGCCGGCTGCGGCCACGAGGACCAGGGGTATCAGGACGCGCGGACGAAGAAGTTCTCTGATCATGGGGAGAGTGTCGTTTGCCACAGGCTAAATTCCAGAGAGCGGGGCGCTCGGACGAGCCCTCGCCTTACCGTTCGTTGCAAGCAGCCTTCAGGGCCGGGCGGGACGCCACGCATTTGGCCGGAGAACCATTCCATTGGAAAGGTAGGTGAGGAAATATTCCAGGTGCGCCAGTTCGTCGGAGCCGGCCGGGAAAGGGGCTGCGCCCATGAGATCCAGGCATTCGCGCACGCGCATCTGCAGCGTGACCGGGCGGCCATCCCGAAGGTACGGCCACTGCGCCGCGGCGCCGACCGGCGCGGGGATGGCCACGTCACCGAAGAACTTGCCGGCGTGGGTCAGGTGGCACGAAGCACACGCGTAGTTCTGCTGCCCCATGCGCGTGAAGTAGAGGCGCCGGCCCTCCTCGAAGCGCGCTTCGGCCTGCACCGAGGCGACCTTGACCGACACCTTCTGGCCGTCGGACAACGAACGCAGGTAGGCGAGCACGACACCCATCGAGTTCGCATCGCCTGCGTCGAGTAGCGGTTGGCCGTGCGACTTCAGGCACTGGTTGACCGCCGTTTCGAGCGTGACGAGTCGCTTCACGCGCCGGTCGTACTGCGGGTAGGCGGCGGCGACGCGGCGGCCTCCGTTGGGAAAGCACCCGGCGAGGGAGCGGCCGTTGGCGAACTTGCGGATCCAGATCCGCCGGCCGGCCTCGATGGCCTCCGCGGCGCCCGGAGCAGGCCTGTTGCGCTCCAGTTCGGCCAGGCGGGAAGGATCGAACGCGGCCGACCCGGAGGCCAGCTGCGCGGGCGTGACGGAGGGATGCCGTTCGCGAATGCGCGACAGGATGTCGTTCCTCACGCTGTCTGCGCCCGCCATGGCTTCCAGCGGCACGGCGACGAGGAACGCCAGCGCGGCGAATGCGAGGCGATCAGGGAAGCGCATGGAGATAGTCGATGAGGCTCTCGATCTCGGGCGCATCGAGCAGGCGATGGCGCCCGTAGGGAGGCATCACGGTGTCGGGATTGGCCGGCATCGGGTCTTCGAGGAACGCTTGCAACCGGGCGCGATCCCATCCCTTCAGACGCGCGGCGTCCAGTCGCGGGCCCACATCCGAGCGAATCGCGGGGCCCGATCCTTCAGGAACCTGGTGGCATGCGATGCAGTTGCCCTTGTCCGCGCGTGTGAAGATCTCGCGCCCCACGGTCGCCTGGCCCCACGCCACCGTGGCGGCCAATGTCACCGCGGCGGCGAGGAATCGGGCGTGATGCGGCATCAGCCGAGCTTGAGGGCCTTTTCGGCCTCGCGTTCGATCTGGAGCTGGGACCGCAGATCGCGCAGCCGCGCATCCGTGATCGAAAGCTCGTAGAAATCCGAGCCGCCGCGCACCTTGGTCGCGATTTCAAGCTGGTCCACCGCCGCGGCAAGGTTGCCCCGGCGATAGTAGGCCTCAGCCTGCGCCCGATGCTGGGCCAGCCGGTTGCCCACGGCTGCGTAGGCGCGCGATTGCAGCTCGTAGAGCTTCGCGTCCTCCGGCGAGGCCCGGACGTGCTCGTCGAGGAATGCGATGGCCTCGGTCGTGCGGCCGGTATCCATCAGGAGTTGCGCGTACCCGTAGTAGAGCCCGCGGTAATCGGGATAGGTCTTCAGGGCCGCCTGGTAGGACGCGAGGGCGGCGTCCATCCGCCCCTGGTCCACCAGCAACTGGGCGGCGAGAAGTTCGAAGGCGGGATGGGTGCTTTCGGCGTTGCGGACCGTGGCCAATTCCTTTTCCGCGGCGGTGAATTCGCGGGTTCGGCGCAGGGCGAGGGCCAGTCCGAAGACGTACTCGCGCGGACGCAGGACCGTGCGATCGGCGAGCAACTCGCGGAAATGGGTGATCGCGTCGTTGGCCGACCCGGAAGCGGAGCGCAGCTTGGCGTGCGCGAGGCCGTACTCGAAACTGTCCGGGACGAGACGCGGGGGCAGGGCATCGGCCCGGGCCTGCATGTCGGCGATGCGTTCGACGGTGAGCGGGTGGGTCCGAAGGTAGGACGGCGCGCTCTTGAATTCGCTCAACCGGTTGGAACGCTGCATGCGTTCGAAGAAACTGACCATGCCGCGCGGGTCGTAGCCGGCGCGGTCCAGGATCGTGATGCCGATGCGGTCCGCTTCGCGCTCGTGCTCGCGCGTGTAGTCGAGCTGGCCCTGGATCATGAGGGCCTGCGCGCCGACCAGCCCCGCTTGCACCATCTGGCCGCTGTTCGAGGCGCTGCCGCGGGAGGCGAGTATCGCGAGCGCAAGTGCGGCGAGGGAGGCGAGCTGGTACTTGCCCTGGCTTTGGTACAGGCGCGCCTGGTGGCGCTGCAGGATGTGCGCGATTTCGTGCCCGACGACACCCGCAAGTTCGGATTCGTTGCGCGTGAGCAGGATGAGCCCGGTGTGGATCCCGATGTGGCCGCCGATCATCGCGAAGGCATTGATGGAGTCGTCCTGCACCACGAAGAACTCGATCGGGCGGCGCGGGGGATCCGCCGCGCCCAGCAGGCGATTGCCCAGGGACTTCACGTAATCGGAAATCTCGGGGTCGTCCACGAATGCCGGGTCGGTGCGCACCTCGCGCATGACGCGGTTGCCGATCGTGCGCTCCTGCTTGTCCGACAGTACGGAATCGGAGGCATCTCCGAGATCAGGCAGGCCCTGGGCGTGCGCGGGGAGCAGGGCGGCGCAGACGGCGAGGGCGACGAGTCGGCGCATCATGGATCGGGGGCGGGGGACGGGAGCGTGTGAATGTGAAATCGTGGATACTTTGGGACATACGGCGACGGCATTGGTTCGCCGCATCCGGAGCCCCTGATTATGAACGAAAAACTCACCCATTTCGACGAAGGCGGCCGGGCGTGGATGGTCGATGTCGGCGCCAAGGACGAAACGGCGCGCCGGGCCGTCGCGGCGGGCATGATCCGCATGCGCCCGGAGACCGTGGCGCTCGTCCGTTCCGGCACGTCGAAAAAGGGCGATGTCCTGGGGGTTGCGCGGATCGCCGCGATCCAGGCGGCCAAGCGCACCTGGGAACTCATCCCGCTGTGCCACCCCATCGCGCTCACCGCGCTCGAAGTGGACTTCCAGGTGAACGAGGCCGGATCGTTCGTCGCGTGCAGGGCGGTTGCCGAGTGCCGCGGCCGCACCGGCGTCGAGATGGAGGCCCTGACCGCCGTGAGCGCCGGCCTCCTCACCATCTACGACATGTGCAAGGCCGTCGATCGCGGCATGACGATGGGCGACATCCGCCTCCTCGAGAAGGAGGGTGGGAAGTCGGGGCGCTGGGTCGCAGAACGCTAGGCGCTGGCGGGACTCGTCAGCATCCCTGACCCGCGTCAACCGGGGCACCACTGACTTATGTCAACCGCCGCCTGCGGTTGGGCGGGAGAATGGTGTTGTCTCTGCGCGGACCCATCCCTCGTGACTCCCATTTGGCGGGGGGGGCGGGGGGCGGCGAGTTCCCATCGCTTCTGCTCCGTCGTGCGGGCGGCGTTCGGAATCATGCGCGCATGGTTGGGGCGGGTCGCGCGCAAGGTTGTCGAGCAGTCGTCGCCAGCGGCCGGGTCGGGCCCTTCGGTGCATCGGGGCCAGATCGGGCACGCAGGGCAGTGCCCCCGGCCAAACGGGAGGGGGTCGACCGGGGGGGCGGCGGCGGGGGGGGGCGCGCGTGTGGGGGCGCGGCTGGGCTACTCGGTGATCAGGGCCCCCTCCGATGGCACCTTGATCGCCCGCAGCGTCGAGCGCGGCGACGTCGTCCAGCCCGGCAAGGACCTGATGGTGCTTTCACCGGCGGGCGAAACGCAGCTCGTGCTGCAGATCGACGAGAGAAACCTCTCGAAGTTGAGGCTCGGGCAGTCCGCGCTCGCCTCGGCCGACGCATTCGCGAAGCAGAAGTTTCCCGCCGAGCTGGTCTACATCAATCCCGGCATCGATGCGCAGCGCGGCACCCTCGAGGTGAAGCTGCGGGTGCCGAGTCCGCCGGATTACCTTCGGCAGGACATGACGGTCTCCGTCGATATCGAGATCGCCCGTCATGCCGATGCCATCGTGGTCCCGACGCAAGCGCTGCACAACGGGCTCCAGCCCGCGCCCTGGGTCCTCAAGGTCGTCGAGGGAAAGGCGCGCCGGCAGCCGGTGCGCACCGGGCTGCGCGGCGACCGCTTCACGCAGGTGCTGGAAGGACTGCGGGCCGGCGACGTCGTTCTCGAGGGAAGCGCTGCGTTGCGCGATGGCCAGCACGTGAGGCCTGTCATGAATGAATGACTGGCTGCCGTTCGAGTGGACCGCGGCAACGCGTTTCCTTCGGGAAGGGCGGTTGCAGACGTCCTTCATCGCGATCGGGGTCTCCATCGGCGTCGCCGTGATCGTGTTCATGTCGGCCATGCTGGACGGGATGCAGGCCAATTTCATCCGCCGCGTTCTCACCTCGCAGGCGCACATTGTCCTGCTGCCGCCGCAGGAAGTCGCGCGGCCGCTCATGGCCTCCCCGCAGGTTGCGGAAGCCGCCGTGGTGCAGAAGCCCTACCAGCGCCTGCGCTCCATCGACCAATGGCAGAAGATCATCGAGGAACTGAAGGCCATGAATTCGATCGTGACCGTTTCGCCGATGGTCTCCGGGCCGGTGCTCGCCTCGCGCGGCGAAGCGAGCCGGGCCGTGACCGCCATGGGGGTGGAGCCCGACCGGTACTTCCGGATCGTGCACCTTCCGGACCTGATCGTGGCCGGTGCCCCGCGGCTCATGTCGACCGACATCATCGTCGGCATGGAACTCGCCAACGACCTCGGCGTCACCGTCGGCGACAAGCTGCGCATCGCGGCCGCCAGCGGCGGCAGCATCACGCTCACGATTTCCGGCATCGTCGACCTGGGGAGCAAGGGCGCGAACCAGCGCAACACCTACGTGGCGCTGCACACGGGCCAGAGCCTGCTCGGGCTCGTGGGCGGCGTCTCCAGCATCGATCTCACTGTCGACGACATCTACCAAGCGGAGAACATCGCGAAGCGCATCGAGGCGGCGACCGGCATCGAGGCCGACAGCTGGATCAAGACCAATGCCCAGTTCTTCTCGGCGGTCAGCGCGCAGACCACCGCCAATACGGCCATCCGGTTCTTCGTGGCGCTCTCCGTGGCCTTCGGCATCGCCAGCGTTCTCTTCGTGTCGGTGGTGCAGAAATCGAAGGAAATCGGGATCCTGCGGGCGATGGGCGCTTCCCAGGGCCAGATCATGCGCGTGTTCCTGCTCCAGGGCGGCCTGCTCGGCCTGGCCGGATCGCTCGTCGGGTCTGCGATCGGCGCGGGGGCGCTGATCCTGTGGCAGTCCTATGCCCGGAACCCGGACGGCACGCCGCTCTTCTTCCTGATCCTGGACCCGAGGCTGTTCGTCGTCTCGACCATCCTCGCGACGATCACGGGACTCGCGGCTGCGCTCGCGCCGGCATTGCGCGGCGCGCGACTGGATCCGGTGGTGGCCATCCGTGGCTGAACCCGTCCTTCGCATCGAGCCTTGCGCAAGGCCTACAACGTTGGCACGCCGATAGAGGTCGAGGTCCTGCACGGAATCGATTTCTGATCCCGCCCGGGGAGTTCTGCGCTTATGGGGCCGTGGGATCGGGCAGAGCAGCCCTGAACATCATCGGGCTGCTGGATCGCGCCACGGGTGGACGGCTCTTCATCGATGGCGCCGAGACCGGCAGCCTGGACGACAAGGCCATCACCCGGCTGCGCGGACGAAGCCTGGGCTTCGTCTTCCAGTACCACTACCTGATCCCCGCGTTCACGGCGCTGGAAAACGTGATGATGCCATGCTCGGGGGCGGTCCGATGGTGGGGGGGGAGGACTCTCGCGGTGGGACTGACGCGTGGGGGAAATCTAGTCGGCAGGGGGGGGGTGGCGGCGCGGGGGCGGTCAGGACGGCGCCCGCTGGCCTTCGAGCGCTGAAGGTGGGGGGGGGGCGCGGGGGGGTTGCGGCGCCGCGGGGGGGGGGGGGCGGGCCGCCGGGGGGGGGGCGGGGGGGGGGGGGGGGGGGGGGGGGGCGGGGGGGGGGGGGGGGGGGGGGGGGGGGGGGGGGGGGGGCTTGCGTGTGCGGGGGGGGCGGCGCGTTCCCGGGGGAAGGGGGGGGGGCGGGGGGGGGGGGGGGGGGGGGGGGGGGGGGGGGGCTTGTTGGGGGGGGGGGGGGGGGGGGGGGGGGGGGGGGGGTGCCAGGCTGCCGGCGCGGGGGTCGGGCGGTTCCAGAAGCGATTGTGGCCGACATCGAGGTTGATGTGGCGGCCGTGCCAATCCGGATGCGCCCAGCCCCAATGATCGTGGGAGACCCTCCACGCCGGACCAAAGTAGATGCCGGTGATGACCACTCCGGCCGGGTACCCGTAGATCGTCGGGGGATACCAGAACCAGGGCGTGTAGTCGGGAGCCCACCACGGGCCGTAGATGGCGAGCGGATCGTAGACCGGCACGTAGATCTCGTCGGGCTGCGCGGGCTGGATGACGATCGCCTCACCCTGGGACGCGACCGTCTGTTGCGGCGTGGATTGCAGGTTGCCCGCGGCCTGCGCCCTCTGGCGCAGCGACTGCACGGTGTCCATCACGCGCCGCTCATCGGTGAGGAAAGCGTCTCCCAGGCGCTGCATCCACTCCAGGTGATCGTTCATCATCGCGAGAACCTGGGGAAAGGCGGCGAGCGACTGCACGCTGGGATCCCACCGGTGCCCGGACAACGCCTGGTCCAGCGCCTCGCCGGCGAGCCCCGGATTCTGCTGGATGAAACGCGCGGCCTGCACGACTTCCAGCGGATACGTGGCCGCCATCAGGACCTGCGACAACAACTGGTCCGGATAGAGCGCGATGGGCGCAAGCAACTGGTCGAGCTCGTCCTGGCTGTACGCCTGGGGTTCCTGGGTCTGCGCATGGGTCGGCACAGTCGCAACCAGGATCGCCGCCAGCAGGCCGATCAGGATGCGTCGCAGGGAGCCGGGGAGGGTCAGTCCGAATGTTCGGCCTGGCCTTGCCGGTGGGCTGGCAAGGTACGTCATGAAGGCATTATCCCCCCGGCGCTGCGCCTGGAAGAACATGAAATGTTACCAATCGTCGCGCCGGCACTCATCGGCGATGCTCCGTGTCGAAGGTCTTCTCGGCATCCGCGAGATGGCCGATGAGCACGTGGGAGATGAGGTTTACCCCGATTCCGGCGAAGACGGCCGGAAGCAGATAAAGAGCCAGGGCCATCTCCGAGTTGAACAGCCGGTCGTCGTAGGTGGAAGGCGTTGCCCTGGCCATGGTTGCCAGGACCTGGAGCAGGAGCACGTCGACTCCGGACAATGCGATCAGCGTCGAGGCAAAGAACAGAACCGTCCAGCGGGCAATGGCCCTCTTCCTGTACAGGTATCCGTAGATTGCCGCGGGCACCAGGACCGAACAGGCGACGAGAAGCAGGAACTCCATTTCGAAGAACACGGTGTCGGTCATGGCCTCTGGTTTCGCTCCGTAGTGAGTGATTCTGATCGGGACTCGGCAATTCCGGGTCATCGTGTTGCGTTTGTCGCGCGATTCGGGCGTAGGTTCCGGCGGCGTTACACTTCGACACATAATCCGCAGGAACATGGCTGCCACTCCGGGGAAAATGGTGGTCTTGCCGCGCGTCCGCACCGGAAAACCCGAGGAAATCCCATGAGTGACGTCCTGCCCCCGCCTCCCGGCGCCCGCGCGCCGCGCCGGAGGATTGCGCGCATTGTCTATGCCGTGACCGTCCTGGCGGCCGCCGCGGCGGCCGCCTGGTGGTACTGGGGGCGCTCCGCGGATGTCCCGGCCACGGCCTCGCCGGGCTATGCGGCCAAGGCGTCAGCAGGCGGCCCGGGCACGGCCGCTCCCGGTGGCGCGCCCGGCAAGGGGGGCCGCTTCGGCGATCCCAATCGCGTGCAACCGGTCGCCGCCGTCGCGGCGCGCAAGGGCAACGTGCGCGTCATCCAGAACGCGCTCGGGACCGTGACCGCATTGCGCACCGTCACCGTCAAACCGCGCGTCGATGGGCCGCTGCTGTCGCTCAATTTCGTCGAGGGCCGGGATGCGAAGGCGGGCGACGTGCTCGCGGTCATCGATCCCGCGCCCTACCAGGTGGCTCTCTCGCAATCCGAAGGCCAGCTTGCGCGCGACCAGGCGTTGCTCCAGAACGCACGCCTGGATTACGAGCGTTACAAGACACTGCTTGCGCAGGACTCCATCGCCAAGCAGCTGGTCGACGGCCAGGAAGCGCTCGTGCGCCAGTACGAGGGCACGGTCAAGGTCGACCAGGCGCAGGTGGACAACGCGAAGCTGCTGCTCTCGTGGACCCGGGTCACCGCGCCGGTCTCGGGTCGCCTCGGGCTGCGCGTCGTCGATGCGGGCAACATCGTGCGCGCATCCGACGCGAACGGCCTCGTCGTCATCACCCAGGTCGATCCGATCACCGTTCTCTTCTCGATTCCCCAGGACAACCTGCCGCGCGTGCTCGCCCGGCTTGCCACCGGAGAGAGGCTCGCTGTCGAGGCGTGGGACCGCGACCAGAAGCAGAAGCTCGCCACGGGCACGCTACTGACTTCCGACAACCAGGTCGACGTCACCACGGGCACGGTGAGGATGCGCGCGCAGTTCGCGAATGCCGACCGGCGGCTCTTCCCCAACCAGTTCGTCAACGTGCGCATGGTCGTCGACACGCGCGAGGGTGCGATCGTCGTTCCCTCCGCGGCGATCCAGCGCAACAGCCAGGGCACGATCGTCTATGTCGTGAAGGACGACAGCACGGTTGCCGTGCGACCTGTGAAGACCGGCCCTGCCGAGGGCGACCTGACGGCGATCGACAGCGGCCTGGCGCTCGGGGAGCGCGTGATCACCGACGGCGTCGATCGCCTGCGCGAAGGCGCGAAGGTGGAAGTGACAGCCGGCGCCGGTGCCGGCGTCGGCGCGGGGGCCGGGGGGCGCGGCCCGCGCGGCGAAGGAAGGCCGGCGGACGGCTCCAGGCGCGAATCGAGGAAGGCCGAGGGCGCCAAGCCCGCGGGCCAATGAACCCCTCCCGTCTCTTCATCCTTCGTCCCGTCGCGACCTCGCTCGCGATGCTGGCGATCCTGCTCGCGGGATTCCTCGCCTATCGGCAGCTCCCGCTTTCGGCGCTTCCGGAGGTCGACTACCCGACGATCCAGGTCGTCACCCTCTATCCCGGCGCGAGCCCGGACGTCGTGACCTCTTCGATAACCGCTCCCCTCGAGCGCCAGTTCGGGCAGATGCCGGGCCTGAAGCAGATGTCGTCGACCAGCTCCGGCGGCGCCTCGGTCATCACGATGCAGTTCGACCTTGCCGTGAACCTGGATGTCGCCGAGCAGGAAGTGCAGGCCGCGATCAACGCGGGGTCGAACCTCCTGCCGTCGGACCTGCCGTCGCCTCCCATCTACAGCAAGGTGAACCCGGCCGATGCCCCGATCCTCACCCTGGGCATCACGTCGGCGACGATGAAGATGCCGCAGGTGCAGAACCTCGTGGACACGCGGGTGGCGCAGAAGATCTCGCAGCTGCCCGGCGTGGGGCTGGTGACGCTCTCCGGCGGGCAGCGGCCGGCGGTCCGCGTGCAGGTGAACCCGAAGGCGCTCGCCGCCCAGGGCATGTCGCTCGACGACGTGCGCTCCGCGATCGGCTCGGCAAACGTGAACCTCGCGAAGGGCAGTTTCGACGGCCCGGCGCGAGCCTACACGATCGACGCGAACGACCAGCTGAAGGGCGCCGATGAGTACCGCGGCATCATCATCGCCTATCGCAATGGCGCTCCCATCACCCTCGCGGACGTGGCCGACGTGATCGACGACGCGGAGAACGCGAAGCTCGCCGCGTGGATGAACGATACGCCCGCCATCATCGTGAACGTGCAGCGCCAGCCGGGCGCGAACGTGATCGAGGTCGTGGACCGGGTGAAGAAGCTCCTGCCCACGCTCACCTCGAGCCTGCCCGGCTCGGTGCGGGTGCAGCTCCTCATCGACCGCACGGTGACCATCCGCGCTTCCGTGCGCGACGTGCAGTTCGAGCTGCTACTGGCGGTGGCGCTGGTCGTCATGGTGATCTTCCTCTTCCTGCGCAGCGTCTCCGCGACGCTCATCCCGAGCGTGGCGGTGCCGCTTTCGCTGGTGGGCACGTTCGGCGTCATGTACCTCGCCGGGTTCAGCATCAACAACCTGACC
This Betaproteobacteria bacterium DNA region includes the following protein-coding sequences:
- a CDS encoding ABC transporter ATP-binding protein, producing MADRFIEVENLGKLYESAAPGTPPALQSVSLGIGQGEFVAVMGPSGSGKSTFMNIIGLLDSPTSGTYRLDGKDVAGLSTDELAHVRNRIFGFVFQGYNLLKRISASDNVALPMVYSGTPGAERRRRSEELLAKVGLAPYANAMPNRLSGGQQQRVAIARALANHPKLILADEPTGNLDTQSSIEIMNLFTALNRETGVTILLVTHEHDISQFANRLIRFKDGHVVHDGPVLHESAA
- the moaC gene encoding cyclic pyranopterin monophosphate synthase MoaC produces the protein MNEKLTHFDEGGRAWMVDVGAKDETARRAVAAGMIRMRPETVALVRSGTSKKGDVLGVARIAAIQAAKRTWELIPLCHPIALTALEVDFQVNEAGSFVACRAVAECRGRTGVEMEALTAVSAGLLTIYDMCKAVDRGMTMGDIRLLEKEGGKSGRWVAER
- a CDS encoding efflux RND transporter periplasmic adaptor subunit, which codes for MSTAACGWAGEWCCLCADPSLVTPIWRGGRGAASSHRFCSVVRAAFGIMRAWLGRVARKVVEQSSPAAGSGPSVHRGQIGHAGQCPRPNGRGSTGGAAAGGGARVGARLGYSVIRAPSDGTLIARSVERGDVVQPGKDLMVLSPAGETQLVLQIDERNLSKLRLGQSALASADAFAKQKFPAELVYINPGIDAQRGTLEVKLRVPSPPDYLRQDMTVSVDIEIARHADAIVVPTQALHNGLQPAPWVLKVVEGKARRQPVRTGLRGDRFTQVLEGLRAGDVVLEGSAALRDGQHVRPVMNE
- a CDS encoding ABC transporter permease, yielding MNDWLPFEWTAATRFLREGRLQTSFIAIGVSIGVAVIVFMSAMLDGMQANFIRRVLTSQAHIVLLPPQEVARPLMASPQVAEAAVVQKPYQRLRSIDQWQKIIEELKAMNSIVTVSPMVSGPVLASRGEASRAVTAMGVEPDRYFRIVHLPDLIVAGAPRLMSTDIIVGMELANDLGVTVGDKLRIAAASGGSITLTISGIVDLGSKGANQRNTYVALHTGQSLLGLVGGVSSIDLTVDDIYQAENIAKRIEAATGIEADSWIKTNAQFFSAVSAQTTANTAIRFFVALSVAFGIASVLFVSVVQKSKEIGILRAMGASQGQIMRVFLLQGGLLGLAGSLVGSAIGAGALILWQSYARNPDGTPLFFLILDPRLFVVSTILATITGLAAALAPALRGARLDPVVAIRG
- a CDS encoding c-type cytochrome — protein: MPHHARFLAAAVTLAATVAWGQATVGREIFTRADKGNCIACHQVPEGSGPAIRSDVGPRLDAARLKGWDRARLQAFLEDPMPANPDTVMPPYGRHRLLDAPEIESLIDYLHALP
- a CDS encoding M48 family metallopeptidase; the encoded protein is MMRRLVALAVCAALLPAHAQGLPDLGDASDSVLSDKQERTIGNRVMREVRTDPAFVDDPEISDYVKSLGNRLLGAADPPRRPIEFFVVQDDSINAFAMIGGHIGIHTGLILLTRNESELAGVVGHEIAHILQRHQARLYQSQGKYQLASLAALALAILASRGSASNSGQMVQAGLVGAQALMIQGQLDYTREHEREADRIGITILDRAGYDPRGMVSFFERMQRSNRLSEFKSAPSYLRTHPLTVERIADMQARADALPPRLVPDSFEYGLAHAKLRSASGSANDAITHFRELLADRTVLRPREYVFGLALALRRTREFTAAEKELATVRNAESTHPAFELLAAQLLVDQGRMDAALASYQAALKTYPDYRGLYYGYAQLLMDTGRTTEAIAFLDEHVRASPEDAKLYELQSRAYAAVGNRLAQHRAQAEAYYRRGNLAAAVDQLEIATKVRGGSDFYELSITDARLRDLRSQLQIEREAEKALKLG
- a CDS encoding efflux RND transporter periplasmic adaptor subunit, producing the protein MRELLRPRVLIPLVLVAAAGAGWYLWRDTTTLSPAERWRLEAAEKGDVVQVISANGNVNPVTSVSVGTQVSGTLIKLYADYNSIVKEGQLLAELDPALFNAALAQSEANMNSALAGLRLAETKEVRTRSLVGKGFISQAELDIAVKELDAARAQVELVKAQMDRDRTNLRYTVIRSPISGVVVARNVELGQTVAASFNTPTLFLIAKDLAQMQIETSIAEADIGGISQGLPARFRVDAFPGMFFRGVVNQVRLNPTIQSNVVSYTVLVSADNAEGKLKPGMTAFVQITANRREGVLRVPNAALRFRPPADPAQPDKSGASTKSGGGPGTGGSPGMGAGGAGGAGGGGANRRDAASRVYKLVDGKLTPVTVQIGISDTAFTEIVGGAVAEGDKLVTRDLAGTGGAQSQLRLRMF
- the soxA gene encoding sulfur oxidation c-type cytochrome SoxA, which translates into the protein MRFPDRLAFAALAFLVAVPLEAMAGADSVRNDILSRIRERHPSVTPAQLASGSAAFDPSRLAELERNRPAPGAAEAIEAGRRIWIRKFANGRSLAGCFPNGGRRVAAAYPQYDRRVKRLVTLETAVNQCLKSHGQPLLDAGDANSMGVVLAYLRSLSDGQKVSVKVASVQAEARFEEGRRLYFTRMGQQNYACASCHLTHAGKFFGDVAIPAPVGAAAQWPYLRDGRPVTLQMRVRECLDLMGAAPFPAGSDELAHLEYFLTYLSNGMVLRPNAWRPARP